One Fuerstiella marisgermanici DNA window includes the following coding sequences:
- the rplC gene encoding 50S ribosomal protein L3, with product MTQVYNDEGVVVPVTVIEAGPCVVTQVRTVDRDGYDAVQLGFGDRPRRLASRAARGHVAAISGRRQKVRAATGVESAVKAECEPKVFVREFRCEDADHGLEVGQSLAADAVADWKFIDVIGTSKGRGHAGVMKRHNFKGQRATHGVKRVHRHGGSIGQSADPARVMKGTRMAGRYGGVRITVRNLKVVRADAENNMLLVEGAVPGANGGFVVLRHSARNRKA from the coding sequence ATGACGCAGGTCTATAACGACGAAGGTGTCGTTGTGCCTGTGACCGTCATCGAAGCAGGGCCTTGCGTGGTTACGCAAGTTCGCACTGTTGATCGAGACGGTTACGATGCGGTCCAACTTGGCTTCGGTGATCGGCCTCGACGGCTGGCGTCTCGAGCTGCTCGTGGCCACGTGGCTGCGATCTCAGGTCGCCGCCAGAAGGTGAGGGCTGCCACTGGTGTTGAATCGGCGGTTAAGGCAGAGTGTGAACCAAAGGTCTTTGTGCGGGAATTCCGCTGCGAAGACGCGGATCATGGCCTTGAAGTCGGGCAGTCTTTGGCAGCTGATGCTGTGGCTGACTGGAAGTTCATTGACGTGATCGGCACCTCAAAAGGTCGCGGACACGCAGGTGTAATGAAACGGCATAACTTCAAGGGCCAACGTGCGACTCACGGGGTTAAGCGAGTTCACCGTCACGGCGGATCGATTGGCCAGAGTGCCGATCCGGCTCGCGTGATGAAGGGGACTCGGATGGCCGGCCGCTACGGTGGCGTGAGAATCACAGTCCGAAATCTGAAAGTGGTTCGTGCGGACGCAGAAAACAATATGTTGCTGGTGGAAGGTGCTGTGCCGGGTGCGAACGGTGGCTTTGTTGTTCTTCGTCATTCGGCCCGAAATCGGAAGGCGTAG
- the fusA gene encoding elongation factor G: MARSIDGIRNIGIIAHIDAGKTTTTERILYYTGASYRMGNVDDGTTQTDFDPEEAQRGITIYSAAVTCEWNDRTINIIDTPGHVDFTAEVERSLRVLDGAVTIFSAVEGVEAQSETVWRQADRYGVPRIGFINKMDRIGADFERVLEAMRNRLKANPLPIQIPIGQGPATNDDGFRGLVDLLTMKAIYWDEESRGSEFRTDEIPAELADDAELMRSELLDRLSDIDEEVMEAHMEERDVPHEAIIRALRAGTIEAKFQPVLCGSSLDYIGVQPLLNAVTDLLPSPLDCPPVVGIDPSPKADGKEVTRKCSTDDPVCALVFKIQSDNHGDLYFARVYSGILKSNSRLTNPRTKKKELITQLWHIQSDSREKVEQVEAGDICGVVGPKDTATGDTLCDPQKPIVLEQIRFPETVISMAIEPDSSADRKKLAEVLDRLQRQDPTFTAKTDPETGQTIISGMGELHLEVIRHRMERDFNLKVRVHKPRVSLREKLVGELTVNADFNVTTPANTLHFGLDLKVEEFNEGDSAVTVSHKLKPNTLPAPMLQVLLEALDGEANGGGKFGYPLMNMRLTVIKADYREEESTDTAIRSAAAQAFNKVLQEGKIVTMEPIMALEVVTPEEFLGNIQSDLNSRRALIVDSNRRSDLCVLKAEVPLIEMFGYSTEVRSLSQGRASYSMEPCRYAEAPPDSTTR, encoded by the coding sequence ATGGCTCGTTCAATAGATGGTATCCGAAACATTGGCATCATCGCTCATATCGATGCTGGCAAGACCACAACGACAGAACGCATTCTGTACTACACAGGTGCGTCTTATCGGATGGGGAATGTCGACGACGGAACAACTCAGACGGACTTCGACCCGGAAGAAGCTCAACGCGGAATCACAATCTATTCCGCAGCCGTAACCTGCGAATGGAACGATCGCACAATTAACATCATCGACACACCGGGCCACGTCGACTTCACAGCCGAAGTCGAACGCAGCCTGCGAGTTCTCGACGGGGCCGTAACGATTTTCAGCGCGGTTGAAGGCGTTGAGGCACAAAGTGAGACCGTTTGGCGGCAGGCAGACCGCTATGGCGTGCCGCGAATCGGCTTTATCAACAAGATGGACCGTATCGGCGCGGACTTTGAGCGGGTTCTGGAAGCCATGCGCAACCGACTGAAAGCGAATCCGCTACCGATCCAGATTCCGATCGGGCAGGGCCCCGCCACCAATGACGATGGATTTCGCGGGCTCGTCGACCTTCTCACCATGAAGGCGATTTACTGGGACGAAGAGTCACGCGGCTCGGAGTTTCGCACCGATGAGATCCCAGCAGAACTGGCGGACGACGCGGAACTGATGCGATCAGAGCTGCTGGACAGGCTTTCAGACATTGACGAAGAGGTGATGGAAGCTCATATGGAAGAGCGCGATGTTCCGCACGAAGCAATCATTCGAGCGTTGCGGGCGGGGACCATCGAAGCCAAATTCCAGCCGGTTCTGTGCGGTTCGTCGCTGGATTACATTGGCGTTCAACCCTTGCTGAACGCCGTCACAGACCTGCTTCCCAGCCCACTGGACTGCCCACCCGTGGTCGGAATCGATCCGTCACCGAAGGCCGATGGCAAAGAAGTCACTCGCAAATGCTCAACGGATGATCCCGTCTGCGCACTTGTCTTCAAAATCCAGTCAGACAATCACGGGGACCTCTATTTCGCGAGAGTTTATTCAGGCATCCTGAAAAGCAATTCTCGCCTGACGAACCCGAGAACGAAAAAGAAAGAACTGATTACTCAGCTGTGGCACATCCAATCAGACTCGCGAGAGAAAGTGGAACAGGTTGAAGCAGGCGACATCTGTGGCGTCGTGGGCCCCAAAGACACAGCGACCGGCGACACTTTATGCGACCCGCAAAAGCCAATCGTCCTGGAACAGATTCGCTTCCCGGAAACCGTGATTTCCATGGCGATTGAACCGGATTCCAGCGCAGACCGCAAGAAACTGGCTGAGGTTCTGGATCGACTGCAACGGCAGGATCCGACCTTTACTGCCAAAACGGATCCAGAAACCGGACAGACAATCATCAGCGGCATGGGGGAACTGCACCTGGAAGTCATTCGCCACCGCATGGAAAGAGATTTCAATCTGAAAGTGCGAGTTCACAAGCCACGCGTCAGCCTTCGTGAAAAACTGGTGGGCGAGTTAACCGTGAACGCAGACTTCAACGTCACCACACCGGCCAACACGTTACATTTCGGCCTGGACCTAAAGGTGGAAGAATTCAATGAAGGTGATTCCGCTGTCACTGTTTCTCACAAACTGAAACCCAACACGCTGCCTGCCCCCATGCTGCAGGTTCTGCTTGAGGCGCTGGATGGTGAAGCAAATGGTGGCGGCAAATTCGGCTATCCACTAATGAATATGCGGTTAACGGTCATAAAAGCCGACTATCGTGAGGAGGAATCTACAGACACGGCGATTCGTTCTGCAGCGGCCCAGGCGTTTAACAAAGTCCTGCAGGAAGGAAAAATCGTGACCATGGAGCCCATCATGGCTCTTGAAGTTGTCACACCTGAGGAATTTCTGGGAAATATCCAGTCTGACCTGAACTCACGCCGTGCATTGATTGTAGACTCCAACCGCCGAAGCGACTTATGTGTGCTGAAGGCGGAAGTGCCGTTGATCGAAATGTTTGGGTATTCAACAGAAGTCCGAAGCTTGTCGCAGGGTCGAGCCTCGTATTCGATGGAACCATGCCGCTATGCGGAAGCTCCACCGGATTCAACGACAAGATGA
- the rpsC gene encoding 30S ribosomal protein S3: MGQKVRPTGFRVGVMENWRSRWYAPKREYGDLLAEDFKIRKYVSEKYQFAEIAKVEIERTRDQVIIHLFTARPGVIIGRKGQEVDRLKGDLEELTGRRMDLKIVEIGNANRNAKLVADKIAQQLSKRGSFRRAIKKTLDEVMSSGVYGVKIEMSGRLGGAEMSRKEKASRGSIPLSTLRRHVDYGLSEAKTPQGVIGVKVWIDLGDYSDEETADGTNAKAGQASKKPKKTYKR; encoded by the coding sequence ATGGGTCAAAAGGTCAGGCCGACAGGATTTCGAGTCGGTGTCATGGAAAACTGGCGTAGTCGGTGGTATGCACCGAAGCGCGAGTACGGCGACCTTCTGGCGGAAGACTTCAAGATTCGGAAGTACGTCAGCGAAAAATATCAGTTCGCAGAGATTGCAAAGGTTGAGATCGAGCGGACACGTGACCAGGTCATCATCCACCTGTTCACGGCGCGTCCCGGTGTCATCATTGGGCGAAAAGGGCAGGAAGTTGACAGGCTGAAGGGCGACCTTGAAGAGTTGACCGGCCGGCGAATGGACTTGAAGATTGTTGAAATAGGAAACGCTAATCGAAACGCCAAGCTGGTCGCAGATAAGATCGCCCAGCAGCTTTCGAAGCGAGGAAGTTTTCGTCGAGCGATTAAGAAGACGCTTGATGAAGTGATGAGTTCGGGTGTTTACGGTGTGAAGATTGAGATGTCCGGTCGCCTCGGTGGTGCTGAGATGTCGCGAAAGGAAAAGGCCAGTCGTGGCTCGATTCCACTTTCAACGCTGCGTCGACATGTGGACTATGGTTTGTCAGAAGCGAAAACTCCACAGGGAGTTATCGGCGTAAAAGTTTGGATCGACCTGGGCGACTATTCGGACGAGGAGACTGCAGATGGCACTAATGCCAAAGCGGGTCAAGCATCGAAAAAGCCAAAGAAGACGTATAAAAGGTAA
- the rplB gene encoding 50S ribosomal protein L2: MGIRFYKPVTPGRRGASVSDFAEITDRKKRPEKSLTVRKKMTGGRNNQGKITARHRGGGHKRLYRIIDFKRTKDDVVGTVTHIEYDPNRTCRIALVEYADGEKRYILAPEGLKAGAKVQSGETVEPVLGNCMPLSAIPPGTDIHNIEMQPGRGGQMVRSAGTRAVLNAREGRWAQVTLPSGEVRRLPSKCRATIGVVGNHEHSAIVYGKAGRRRWLGWRPHVRGTCMNPVAHPMGGGEGRNSGGRHPCSPTGKLSKGGRTRTKRKASNKAIIRRRRSRRYGEVKV; the protein is encoded by the coding sequence ATGGGAATTCGATTTTATAAACCAGTGACTCCGGGACGTCGCGGCGCTTCTGTGTCAGACTTCGCGGAAATTACGGATCGCAAGAAGCGGCCTGAAAAGTCGCTGACCGTCCGCAAGAAGATGACAGGCGGTCGCAACAATCAGGGCAAGATCACAGCGCGTCACCGAGGTGGTGGACACAAGCGACTGTATCGAATTATCGACTTCAAGAGAACAAAAGATGATGTGGTTGGGACTGTCACTCACATTGAGTACGACCCGAATCGCACATGCCGAATTGCGTTAGTTGAATACGCCGACGGCGAAAAACGATACATCCTCGCCCCAGAGGGCTTGAAAGCCGGTGCAAAAGTCCAAAGCGGTGAAACTGTTGAGCCAGTACTTGGCAACTGTATGCCGCTGAGTGCAATTCCACCGGGGACAGACATTCACAATATCGAAATGCAGCCAGGGCGCGGCGGACAAATGGTCCGGAGTGCTGGTACGCGAGCGGTCCTAAACGCTCGTGAAGGTCGTTGGGCACAAGTCACTTTGCCAAGCGGTGAAGTTCGTCGCTTGCCAAGCAAGTGCCGAGCCACCATTGGTGTTGTCGGTAATCATGAGCACAGTGCTATCGTTTACGGTAAAGCCGGACGGCGACGCTGGTTAGGCTGGCGTCCACACGTTCGCGGAACGTGTATGAATCCAGTCGCTCACCCAATGGGCGGTGGTGAAGGCAGAAATTCCGGCGGCCGACATCCGTGTAGTCCGACTGGCAAATTGTCCAAAGGTGGTCGCACACGTACGAAGCGTAAGGCTTCTAACAAAGCGATAATTCGTCGGCGTCGGTCACGCCGATATGGTGAAGTCAAGGTTTGA
- a CDS encoding 2-hydroxyacid dehydrogenase produces the protein MKSPIVVIPGDDPPLVGGSQHLNQLRDFADVRYYGDRPSSDSEMLERLAPADVLLNSRSAVKVSGDVLNQLPNLKMIAVCGIGYDSIDIDAASNHGIIVSNIPGRTATVVAEHAFGLMLAVSRRMALMTEQLRAGQWSSEMAMSLIGKRIGVIGTGNIGLEMIRLCSAFGMEIVAWTFHPDEATAAEFGFRYVSLDELLSTSDVVSLHVRLSDETRGMIGALQLQQMKPGAILINTARAAVVDTSALAAALNEDHLFGAGVDVYDAEPTADGNPLLSCRNVVLTPHTADRTPEGLDLLTLGCVENIRAFLDGRPQNVVNASRPSSK, from the coding sequence ATGAAAAGTCCCATCGTTGTCATTCCTGGCGATGATCCGCCGCTGGTGGGCGGGTCGCAACATCTCAACCAGCTACGCGACTTTGCCGACGTCCGCTACTACGGAGATCGGCCCTCCAGTGACAGCGAAATGCTGGAACGGCTTGCGCCCGCCGACGTGTTGCTGAATTCCCGCAGCGCGGTGAAGGTGTCCGGGGATGTGCTGAACCAACTGCCAAACCTAAAAATGATTGCCGTGTGCGGGATCGGCTACGATTCAATCGATATCGACGCCGCCTCAAACCATGGCATCATCGTCAGCAATATTCCTGGCCGCACAGCAACCGTCGTCGCCGAACATGCCTTCGGACTGATGCTGGCCGTATCGCGGCGAATGGCGTTGATGACCGAACAACTCAGGGCAGGGCAGTGGTCATCAGAAATGGCAATGTCGCTGATCGGCAAGCGGATCGGAGTGATAGGCACCGGCAACATCGGCCTGGAAATGATTCGCCTGTGCTCCGCGTTCGGCATGGAAATTGTCGCGTGGACCTTCCACCCTGACGAAGCAACAGCGGCAGAATTTGGTTTCCGCTACGTATCGCTGGACGAACTACTTTCCACCAGCGATGTCGTCAGCCTGCACGTGCGGCTGTCAGACGAAACTCGCGGCATGATCGGTGCCCTGCAGCTTCAGCAAATGAAACCCGGCGCGATTCTCATCAACACGGCTCGAGCAGCGGTTGTCGACACATCTGCTTTGGCAGCCGCCTTGAATGAAGACCACCTGTTCGGAGCAGGCGTTGACGTTTACGACGCCGAACCGACCGCTGATGGCAACCCGCTACTAAGTTGCCGAAATGTGGTGCTGACACCGCACACTGCGGACCGAACCCCGGAAGGACTCGACCTCCTGACACTGGGCTGCGTGGAAAACATTCGAGCGTTTCTGGACGGCCGACCGCAGAACGTGGTCAACGCCAGCCGGCCCTCCAGCAAGTGA
- the rplD gene encoding 50S ribosomal protein L4: protein MISIPVQDLNGSSSGSYEFDPTDLVKGEINRQLLHDVVVMYEAGQRVGTVMTKSRGMVRGSTKKLFRQKGTGRARAGNARTPVRRGGGHAFGKKNRDYSYRLPRKAVRLATRMALLSKFQDEQAVVLSGWGLDSPKTKSVVAGLSALGAGGTSTLIVTDGIDSNVYKSARNVPDVQVLPASDLNAYSLLRHRTLVVTTAAMDSLLGRGAAVPA from the coding sequence ATGATTAGTATTCCGGTTCAGGATTTGAATGGCAGCTCATCTGGCAGCTACGAATTCGACCCAACGGATTTGGTAAAAGGCGAAATCAATCGCCAGCTGTTACATGATGTGGTTGTCATGTACGAGGCAGGCCAACGCGTCGGTACTGTCATGACCAAGTCTCGCGGCATGGTTCGTGGTAGCACCAAGAAGCTGTTCCGCCAAAAAGGGACAGGTCGTGCACGAGCTGGTAACGCCAGAACGCCGGTTCGCCGAGGTGGTGGACACGCGTTTGGCAAGAAGAATCGCGATTACAGCTATCGACTGCCTCGCAAGGCTGTTCGATTGGCAACTCGCATGGCCCTGCTGAGCAAGTTTCAGGATGAGCAGGCGGTTGTGCTGTCTGGATGGGGACTTGATTCCCCCAAGACAAAGTCAGTTGTTGCGGGATTGTCAGCACTCGGGGCTGGCGGGACATCAACACTGATTGTCACGGACGGCATTGACTCAAATGTTTACAAGTCGGCTCGAAACGTGCCGGACGTGCAGGTTTTGCCTGCTTCAGATTTGAATGCGTATTCGCTGCTGCGTCACCGCACATTGGTGGTAACAACGGCGGCTATGGACAGTCTTCTTGGGCGTGGCGCTGCGGTGCCAGCGTAG
- the rpsQ gene encoding 30S ribosomal protein S17, with translation MKRTLVGTVASDKASKTLRVEIQRRFRHRKYGKIVRGRTVCHVHDENEEAAVGDLVEIVEAPPRSKTKRWDLVRVVRESDDVTAEAAAISADSE, from the coding sequence ATGAAAAGAACTCTCGTCGGTACCGTAGCCAGTGATAAGGCTTCCAAGACATTGCGTGTAGAAATCCAGCGAAGGTTTCGCCATCGAAAGTATGGCAAGATCGTTCGCGGAAGAACCGTATGTCATGTTCATGATGAAAATGAAGAAGCGGCCGTCGGAGACCTGGTTGAGATCGTTGAGGCACCACCTCGCTCAAAGACAAAGCGATGGGATCTGGTACGAGTGGTCCGGGAATCGGACGATGTAACGGCAGAAGCTGCGGCCATTAGTGCTGATTCAGAATAG
- the rpsS gene encoding 30S ribosomal protein S19, whose translation MGRSLKKGPYVDAKLLSKVEKLNEGGRKEPVKTWARASTISPEFVGHTFLVHNGRTHMNVYVTEDMVGHKLGEFSPTRTFRGHGAKGKK comes from the coding sequence ATGGGTCGATCGCTCAAAAAAGGGCCGTACGTTGACGCCAAGCTGCTCAGCAAAGTTGAAAAGCTGAACGAAGGTGGACGTAAGGAACCGGTTAAGACATGGGCTCGTGCCTCGACGATCTCACCTGAGTTCGTTGGACACACGTTTTTAGTGCACAACGGTCGCACACACATGAATGTGTATGTGACGGAAGATATGGTTGGCCACAAGCTGGGAGAATTCTCTCCCACGCGAACGTTTCGCGGCCATGGGGCGAAGGGTAAGAAGTAG
- the rpmC gene encoding 50S ribosomal protein L29: MTKATSLREMSDEQLEHELRETQQSLFRVRFQSATERNDAPSNVRKLRQIVARVKTIQREREISAAAS, encoded by the coding sequence ATGACCAAGGCAACGTCGCTGCGGGAAATGTCAGACGAACAACTGGAACACGAACTGCGTGAGACTCAACAGTCTCTGTTTCGTGTACGGTTTCAGTCGGCAACGGAAAGAAATGATGCACCGAGCAATGTGCGTAAGTTGCGCCAAATAGTCGCTCGGGTAAAGACTATTCAGCGGGAGCGGGAAATCTCCGCTGCTGCTAGTTAA
- the rplW gene encoding 50S ribosomal protein L23, which translates to MSDKKVGVHLEPHMVIRRPLVTEKGVHASEALNQYAFEIHPLASKTDVKRAVEELWDVRVDSIRTQNRKGKPRRARVALGHTKGWKKAIVKLHDEDRISFF; encoded by the coding sequence ATGTCTGACAAGAAGGTTGGGGTTCATCTCGAACCACACATGGTGATTCGACGGCCATTGGTGACCGAAAAAGGTGTACACGCTTCCGAAGCGCTAAATCAGTACGCTTTTGAGATCCACCCACTGGCATCTAAAACGGATGTCAAGCGAGCGGTCGAAGAGCTGTGGGACGTGCGAGTTGACAGCATCCGCACACAGAATCGCAAAGGAAAGCCACGCCGAGCACGTGTCGCCCTTGGGCACACCAAAGGCTGGAAGAAAGCGATTGTGAAGTTGCACGATGAAGATCGGATTTCGTTCTTCTAG
- the rplP gene encoding 50S ribosomal protein L16 — MALMPKRVKHRKSQRRRIKGNALRGNTVVFGEWGLQSMDAGHVTAQTIEACRIAATQYVRGIGKVYIRVFPHKSVTSRPLETRMGKGKGEPDRWVAIVKPGTVMFELTGVDKAGARDCFNRVAHKLPVRVRLVGRRPVVQ; from the coding sequence ATGGCACTAATGCCAAAGCGGGTCAAGCATCGAAAAAGCCAAAGAAGACGTATAAAAGGTAATGCCCTTCGGGGTAACACCGTCGTTTTTGGCGAATGGGGTCTGCAGTCGATGGACGCAGGCCATGTGACTGCGCAAACAATTGAAGCATGCCGTATTGCGGCAACACAATACGTTCGAGGTATTGGCAAGGTTTATATCCGAGTCTTTCCGCACAAATCCGTAACCTCTCGTCCGCTGGAAACGCGAATGGGTAAAGGTAAGGGTGAGCCGGATCGCTGGGTAGCCATCGTCAAGCCGGGGACGGTGATGTTCGAATTAACGGGCGTCGACAAGGCTGGTGCGCGCGACTGTTTTAACCGAGTAGCTCATAAGCTTCCGGTTCGAGTACGCTTAGTCGGCCGTCGGCCGGTTGTGCAATAA
- the rpsJ gene encoding 30S ribosomal protein S10 encodes MAAGDESIRIRMEAYDHSVLDQSAADIVDTAKRTGAIVHGPIPLPTRVERYTVLRSPHIDKKSREQFEIRTHKRLIDICQPTGKTVDALNKLSLPAGVDIKIKATATA; translated from the coding sequence GTGGCTGCTGGCGATGAAAGTATCCGAATTCGGATGGAAGCTTACGACCATTCCGTGTTGGATCAGTCGGCGGCTGACATTGTCGACACTGCAAAACGCACTGGAGCGATCGTCCACGGTCCGATCCCGTTGCCGACTCGAGTTGAGCGGTACACGGTTCTTCGAAGTCCTCACATCGACAAAAAGTCGCGTGAGCAATTCGAGATTCGAACCCACAAGCGACTGATCGATATTTGTCAGCCTACCGGGAAGACGGTTGATGCTTTGAACAAGCTGTCTCTTCCTGCTGGTGTTGATATCAAAATTAAGGCGACCGCGACTGCCTGA
- the rplN gene encoding 50S ribosomal protein L14 yields the protein MIQMQTVLDVADNSGAKLVRCIKVLGGSRRRYATLGDVIVVSVQKSLPGSSVKSGSVVKGVIVRCRKASRRDDGSYVRFDRNAIVLIDNDRNPRGTRIFGAVARELRERKFMKIVSLANEVV from the coding sequence ATGATACAAATGCAAACCGTCCTGGATGTCGCTGACAATTCCGGGGCAAAACTTGTGCGTTGCATTAAGGTACTGGGCGGCTCCCGTCGCCGGTATGCAACTCTTGGTGATGTCATTGTCGTCAGCGTCCAAAAGTCGCTGCCCGGCAGTAGCGTGAAATCAGGGTCTGTTGTCAAAGGCGTAATTGTTCGCTGCCGTAAAGCGTCTCGTCGAGACGACGGCAGCTACGTACGTTTCGACCGCAACGCAATTGTTCTTATCGACAACGACCGCAATCCTCGCGGAACACGAATTTTCGGCGCTGTGGCCCGAGAGCTTCGCGAGCGGAAATTTATGAAGATTGTCAGCCTCGCCAACGAAGTGGTATAG
- the rplV gene encoding 50S ribosomal protein L22, with the protein MGVVNATHRHARISATKVRPFANMIRGMSAGEGVEALRYVPNRGARFLEKVLKSAIANAEDRGVRNPDRLVISECRVDGGPMFKRVRPRARGMAFLIRRRTAHIHVGVDAPELG; encoded by the coding sequence ATGGGTGTTGTGAACGCTACTCATCGCCACGCGCGAATCTCGGCGACTAAGGTACGTCCTTTTGCGAATATGATTCGCGGAATGTCTGCCGGCGAAGGTGTCGAAGCCTTACGCTATGTTCCAAACCGAGGTGCTCGGTTTCTGGAAAAGGTACTGAAGAGCGCCATCGCCAATGCGGAAGATCGCGGCGTACGAAACCCCGATCGTCTGGTCATCTCAGAATGTCGTGTCGATGGCGGCCCGATGTTCAAGCGAGTTCGCCCGCGAGCTCGAGGTATGGCATTTCTGATTCGGCGACGTACGGCTCACATTCATGTGGGCGTTGATGCTCCTGAGTTGGGTTAA